From Methanocella paludicola SANAE, a single genomic window includes:
- a CDS encoding KGG domain-containing protein: MAERREQEKGKMTVEEAGHKGGERTAETHGREFYEEIGHKGGEKTSETHGKEFYQQIGHKGGQKVKELIEKAEGKEEEKGR; encoded by the coding sequence ATGGCTGAGCGAAGGGAACAGGAGAAAGGGAAGATGACGGTCGAGGAGGCGGGGCACAAGGGCGGCGAGAGGACCGCCGAGACCCACGGCCGGGAGTTCTACGAGGAGATCGGGCACAAGGGCGGCGAAAAGACTTCCGAGACGCACGGTAAGGAATTTTATCAGCAGATAGGCCACAAGGGCGGACAGAAAGTAAAGGAACTGATCGAGAAGGCAGAAGGCAAGGAAGAAGAAAAAGGGCGATAG
- a CDS encoding DUF2795 domain-containing protein, whose product MASIIAKVSKSLKGIHFPADKGKCVEYAKKNSAPDDVLDTLKHIPDEEYDSMAGVWHAVGQMKH is encoded by the coding sequence ATGGCATCTATCATCGCGAAGGTCTCAAAATCATTGAAGGGCATCCATTTCCCCGCGGACAAGGGAAAATGTGTCGAGTACGCGAAAAAGAACAGCGCTCCCGATGATGTCCTCGACACGCTGAAGCATATCCCGGACGAGGAATACGACAGCATGGCCGGCGTCTGGCATGCGGTCGGCCAGATGAAGCACTAG
- a CDS encoding PaaI family thioesterase, which produces MNAEDLKRFFDRDKFAEYNGIKLLEAADGHARSSMPVTPQHLNGLGIVHGGALFALADFTFAAASNSRGNVAVAINANISYMKAVSSGLLFADAREISVNPKIGTYTIDVTNEAGDLLAVFQGMVYRKKEKVEDL; this is translated from the coding sequence ATGAACGCCGAAGACCTGAAACGTTTCTTTGACAGGGATAAGTTCGCTGAATACAACGGCATCAAGCTGCTGGAGGCGGCGGACGGCCATGCCCGGTCGTCCATGCCCGTGACCCCGCAGCACCTCAACGGCCTTGGCATCGTCCACGGCGGAGCACTATTTGCGCTCGCCGACTTCACGTTCGCCGCGGCCTCCAACTCACGGGGCAACGTGGCCGTCGCCATCAATGCCAACATATCCTACATGAAAGCCGTGTCCTCGGGCCTGCTGTTCGCCGATGCGCGCGAGATATCCGTCAACCCGAAGATCGGCACCTACACCATTGACGTTACGAACGAGGCCGGAGACCTGCTCGCCGTTTTCCAGGGAATGGTATACCGGAAGAAAGAAAAAGTGGAAGACCTTTAG
- a CDS encoding MTH865 family protein: protein MTIEKPNYSEFAQAPGGSGIKELEMMKVTIVSQMEGAGIKFPIKNKAELLKVFPKPTPMGCSYKGKTMTMFDLISRLNDSDFPLKNAGDVAAILTTRCFI from the coding sequence ATGACCATTGAGAAGCCCAACTACAGCGAGTTCGCGCAGGCTCCCGGCGGCTCCGGGATCAAGGAACTGGAAATGATGAAGGTCACCATCGTTTCGCAGATGGAGGGCGCGGGTATCAAGTTCCCCATAAAAAACAAGGCCGAGCTGCTCAAGGTATTCCCGAAGCCGACCCCCATGGGCTGCAGCTATAAGGGTAAGACCATGACCATGTTCGACCTGATATCGCGCCTCAACGACTCCGACTTCCCGCTTAAGAATGCCGGTGACGTTGCGGCGATCCTGACGACCAGGTGCTTCATTTAA
- a CDS encoding ester cyclase, which translates to MYQEKMSVESENKALVRRFYEDYYNNSRLDAIDDMFDPSYVHYTPEVSEGKMSYEEYREHILTLSRAFPHMRVAIEDQIAEKDRVVTRLTMYGIMEGDLPGIPAKGQEVKVDVITIMAVREGKIVEGWEQYDSLGMSIQLGVAQIVSTLKKGPQEKGYFPGWEDYNI; encoded by the coding sequence ATGTATCAGGAGAAGATGAGCGTAGAAAGCGAGAATAAAGCGCTTGTGCGGCGCTTCTACGAGGATTATTATAACAACTCAAGGCTGGACGCGATCGATGACATGTTCGACCCGTCATACGTGCACTACACGCCCGAAGTGTCGGAAGGGAAAATGAGCTATGAGGAGTACAGGGAACACATTCTGACGCTATCCCGGGCTTTCCCCCACATGAGGGTCGCCATTGAGGACCAGATCGCGGAAAAGGACAGGGTCGTGACGCGGCTTACCATGTATGGCATAATGGAGGGCGACCTGCCCGGCATTCCGGCCAAGGGACAGGAGGTTAAAGTCGATGTGATCACGATAATGGCAGTAAGGGAGGGCAAGATCGTCGAAGGATGGGAGCAGTACGACTCGCTGGGCATGTCCATTCAGCTGGGCGTGGCCCAAATTGTTTCGACCCTTAAAAAAGGTCCACAAGAGAAGGGGTATTTCCCCGGCTGGGAAGACTATAACATATAG
- a CDS encoding prenyltransferase produces the protein MAGFERIKKILALGRLRFLSIGMALYAAGSLLALLSGARFDAARIAFGYIILFLGHLSVHYSNDYFDFHADRLNQSSATSGGSGVLANDPGLLRFAGQFGLVLAILSIVGAACFTAAYALPLSYFGFALLGNMISWYYTAPPLRMAYRPWGALASAFSVGFLMPAIGDFSTLGHFSPLFVIFIIPLFLQAVAFIISVQIPDMEADRLAVKRTFVALYGRKAGFLAMSISFAAAAAYYAAASLATNAIVLKMATIISLLPLALALYSYFRNDGKKERSIALVKYNVICYVASALLLDVALALLYAYML, from the coding sequence ATGGCAGGCTTCGAGAGGATCAAAAAAATACTGGCCCTCGGAAGGCTCCGGTTTCTTTCCATCGGCATGGCCCTGTACGCGGCAGGGTCTCTGCTTGCCCTCCTATCGGGCGCACGCTTCGACGCCGCCCGTATCGCTTTCGGCTACATCATATTATTCCTCGGGCACCTGTCAGTCCATTACAGCAATGACTATTTTGACTTTCACGCGGACCGCCTGAACCAGAGCAGCGCGACGTCGGGCGGCAGCGGCGTGCTGGCGAACGACCCGGGCCTGCTGCGATTTGCGGGGCAGTTCGGCCTGGTGCTGGCCATACTATCGATCGTGGGGGCGGCCTGTTTTACGGCCGCCTACGCGCTGCCCCTTTCCTATTTCGGCTTCGCTTTACTGGGGAATATGATAAGCTGGTACTACACGGCCCCGCCGCTCCGTATGGCATACAGGCCATGGGGCGCGCTGGCCTCGGCCTTCTCCGTAGGCTTCCTGATGCCGGCCATCGGCGACTTTTCTACTCTCGGCCATTTTTCGCCACTTTTCGTCATTTTCATCATACCTTTGTTCTTGCAGGCCGTGGCGTTCATCATCAGTGTCCAGATACCCGACATGGAAGCCGACCGCCTTGCTGTCAAGCGGACCTTTGTGGCACTCTACGGGCGGAAGGCAGGATTTTTAGCGATGTCGATATCGTTCGCTGCCGCGGCCGCATACTATGCGGCCGCATCGCTGGCCACAAATGCTATCGTCCTGAAGATGGCTACCATAATATCGCTGCTGCCTCTGGCCCTGGCACTCTACAGCTACTTCAGGAACGACGGAAAAAAAGAACGCTCTATTGCGCTCGTGAAGTATAACGTGATCTGCTACGTGGCATCGGCCCTGCTGCTGGACGTCGCCCTGGCGCTACTTTATGCCTATATGTTATAG
- a CDS encoding DUF998 domain-containing protein, whose translation MATGTKNMPLATIGGLLVILLFCIFTLASAVRYPGAFSPMDNWLSDLGTMKKNPAGYIYFNVGCILAGACTLFLVSGMGAWRVQERKLLFEAGRALGALSAFTLMLIGAFDENTAYHTMLSIAFFLLLGLFLVFTNISLWKHPAYKRWIGYYAIIAVLIDVILALTFVVYEHAPIWEWLSVFGALAWVGMLAYNMRELEQ comes from the coding sequence ATGGCTACTGGAACAAAGAACATGCCCCTTGCGACAATAGGCGGCTTACTTGTCATACTGCTATTCTGTATCTTCACGCTGGCGTCCGCCGTCAGGTACCCCGGGGCGTTCTCGCCCATGGACAACTGGCTGAGCGACCTGGGCACGATGAAGAAGAACCCGGCCGGCTATATTTATTTTAACGTGGGCTGTATCCTCGCTGGCGCCTGTACGTTGTTCCTTGTTTCGGGCATGGGCGCATGGCGCGTACAGGAAAGGAAGCTCCTGTTCGAGGCAGGCCGGGCGCTGGGGGCGCTGTCGGCCTTTACGCTTATGCTCATCGGGGCCTTCGACGAGAATACTGCATACCATACGATGCTGTCGATCGCATTTTTCCTGCTCCTGGGGCTCTTTCTGGTATTCACGAATATTTCGCTGTGGAAACATCCAGCGTATAAGCGATGGATCGGCTATTATGCCATCATTGCTGTCTTGATCGATGTGATCCTGGCGCTCACGTTTGTCGTGTATGAACACGCTCCGATATGGGAGTGGCTTTCCGTCTTCGGTGCCCTGGCCTGGGTTGGCATGCTCGCCTATAACATGCGCGAGTTAGAGCAGTAG